A single window of Flavobacterium sp. 140616W15 DNA harbors:
- a CDS encoding aldehyde dehydrogenase (NADP(+)): MITGKNYIGSQLKAAGTKIYKTINPQLNIENPWSFIEATSEEINEAVALANDAFKIYKNFPAQKKADFLNAIAEEILALGDELLEVYCSESGYPKGRAEGERGRTIFQLRSFANMLTEGSWLEATIDTSIPDRIPLPKDDLRKMLVPLGPVVVFGSSNFPFAFSTAGGDTASALAAGCPVIVKSHSMHIGTGEMVASAVIKAAKKHHMPEGIFSNLIGSGVTLGTSLVKHPLVKAVGFTGSINGGRALFDLASQRPEPIPVFAEMGSINPVVILPDALEKNSEKWATAYAGSITLGTGQFCTNPGLLLGIKGNNLNQFIAQLAEEIEKIAPSCMLHPSIKADFNNGKEKIQSQNGVSTVAEYKGEIAPNYAPQTILAVDGKTFLENPALSHEVFGPFSIIVQCENNEELLTIINKLDGQLTGTIIAEPMELSTYNTVVDALQNRVGRLIFNGVPTGVEVCASMIHGGPYPASSDSRFTAVGIHAVKRWVRPFSYQNWPDELLPDALQNKNPLNITRTVNDIITNKSI, encoded by the coding sequence ATGATTACAGGAAAAAATTATATAGGAAGTCAGCTTAAAGCAGCAGGAACCAAAATATACAAAACAATAAATCCTCAGTTGAATATAGAAAATCCTTGGTCGTTCATAGAAGCTACTTCTGAGGAAATAAACGAAGCTGTTGCACTGGCAAATGATGCGTTTAAAATTTATAAAAATTTTCCAGCACAAAAAAAAGCTGACTTTTTAAATGCTATTGCCGAAGAAATTCTTGCGCTTGGCGATGAATTATTAGAAGTATATTGCTCCGAATCAGGATATCCAAAAGGTAGAGCTGAAGGCGAACGAGGTCGCACCATTTTTCAATTGCGGTCTTTTGCAAACATGCTTACTGAAGGAAGCTGGCTCGAAGCAACAATAGATACTTCTATTCCTGATAGGATACCTTTGCCAAAAGACGATTTACGTAAAATGCTAGTTCCATTAGGACCAGTTGTAGTTTTCGGATCGAGTAATTTCCCATTTGCTTTTTCTACTGCAGGTGGTGATACCGCCTCGGCTTTGGCAGCTGGTTGTCCTGTTATTGTAAAAAGCCATTCGATGCATATCGGAACAGGTGAAATGGTTGCTTCTGCAGTCATAAAAGCAGCAAAAAAACACCATATGCCAGAAGGTATTTTTTCTAACTTGATTGGTAGCGGAGTAACGCTCGGAACAAGCTTGGTGAAACATCCTCTTGTAAAAGCTGTAGGTTTTACAGGAAGTATTAACGGTGGTAGAGCTTTATTTGATTTGGCTTCACAGCGTCCAGAACCTATCCCTGTATTTGCCGAAATGGGAAGTATTAATCCTGTGGTTATATTACCTGATGCATTAGAAAAAAATAGTGAAAAATGGGCAACTGCCTATGCAGGTTCAATAACATTAGGAACTGGTCAGTTTTGTACCAATCCAGGTCTGCTTTTGGGTATAAAGGGAAACAATTTAAATCAATTTATAGCTCAATTAGCTGAGGAAATTGAAAAAATAGCTCCTTCATGTATGTTGCATCCATCTATTAAAGCCGATTTTAATAATGGCAAAGAAAAGATACAATCGCAAAACGGAGTAAGTACTGTTGCTGAATATAAAGGAGAAATCGCTCCAAATTATGCTCCACAAACCATACTCGCTGTAGATGGTAAAACCTTTTTAGAAAACCCTGCTTTAAGTCATGAAGTTTTTGGTCCATTTTCTATTATTGTTCAATGCGAAAATAATGAGGAATTGCTAACAATAATTAATAAATTAGACGGACAGTTAACAGGAACTATAATTGCCGAACCAATGGAACTTTCTACTTATAATACTGTTGTAGATGCTTTACAGAACAGAGTTGGAAGATTAATTTTTAACGGAGTACCTACAGGTGTCGAAGTTTGTGCTTCGATGATTCATGGTGGTCCCTATCCTGCTTCTTCAGATTCACGATTTACAGCTGTAGGAATCCATGCGGTTAAACGTTGGGTACGACCATTTAGCTATCAAAATTGGCCAGACGAATTGTTACCTGATGCATTACAAAATAAAAACCCTTTAAATATTACCAGAACCGTAAATGATATAATAACCAACAAATCTATTTAG
- a CDS encoding 4-hydroxyproline epimerase: MPRKTFFCVDAHTCGNPVRVVAGGGPNLVGNNMSEKRQHFLKEYDWIRKGLMFEPRGHDMMSGSILYPPSDPNNDFGILFIETSGCLPMCGHGTIGTITIAVEEGLVTPKIPGKIKMEAPAGLVQIEYQQTGKKVDWVRLTNVKSYLAAEGLTVDCPELGEIVFDVAYGGNYYAIVDPQTNFSGIQDFTAGKIVQYSQEVRKRINEKYPDFFIHPENDTIRDVSHMLWTGDPIDPTSSGRNAVFYGDKAIDRSPCGTGTSARLAQLHAKGKLKKGDDYIHESFIGSKFIGRVEEETTIGDIKAIVPSIQGWAKVYGYNNIIIDEDEDPYAFGFQVI, from the coding sequence ATGCCAAGAAAAACTTTTTTTTGTGTCGATGCACATACCTGCGGTAACCCAGTGAGAGTGGTTGCAGGGGGCGGTCCGAATTTAGTTGGAAACAACATGAGTGAGAAGCGCCAACATTTCTTAAAAGAGTACGATTGGATTCGTAAGGGGCTAATGTTTGAACCGCGAGGTCATGATATGATGAGTGGAAGCATACTTTATCCGCCTAGTGATCCAAATAATGATTTTGGGATCTTATTTATAGAAACATCAGGCTGTTTACCAATGTGTGGTCATGGAACTATCGGAACGATAACTATCGCTGTTGAAGAAGGATTGGTAACGCCAAAAATTCCTGGTAAGATAAAAATGGAAGCTCCTGCTGGTTTGGTTCAGATTGAATACCAACAAACGGGTAAAAAAGTGGACTGGGTACGATTAACGAATGTTAAGTCCTATTTAGCTGCAGAAGGACTTACTGTAGATTGTCCTGAACTGGGTGAAATAGTTTTTGATGTTGCTTATGGTGGAAATTATTACGCAATTGTAGATCCGCAAACCAATTTTTCGGGAATACAGGATTTTACAGCAGGAAAAATTGTTCAATACAGTCAGGAAGTTCGTAAGCGAATTAACGAAAAGTATCCTGATTTTTTCATTCATCCCGAAAATGATACTATACGCGATGTAAGTCATATGTTATGGACAGGTGATCCTATAGACCCTACATCATCAGGAAGAAATGCCGTTTTTTATGGAGATAAAGCTATTGATCGTTCTCCTTGCGGAACAGGAACATCAGCAAGACTTGCTCAGCTTCATGCAAAGGGCAAACTAAAAAAAGGGGATGATTATATACACGAAAGTTTTATAGGCAGCAAATTTATAGGAAGAGTCGAAGAAGAAACAACTATTGGAGACATTAAAGCCATTGTTCCAAGTATACAGGGATGGGCAAAAGTATATGGATATAACAATATAATCATTGATGAAGATGAAGACCCATATGCATTTGGTTTTCAGGTAATTTAA
- a CDS encoding FAD-binding oxidoreductase, which produces MKKVSIIGGGIIGLCSAYYLAKEGYQVVVFDKSDMTDGCSYGNAGMIVPSHIIPLAQPGMITQGIKWMFDSQSPFYVKPRLSMDLAKWGLQFYKHANKQHVEKAMPALCNLSLFSKELYQDFIKENNSFFYEKKGLLMLYKTEKTAEEIIHEGKLAQCFGLEVDYLSKDEVTKLETGTNTDVLGGVHYKSDAHIYPQKFMQFIKEELNKLNVTIHNRTLVEDFVIKNNTVTEILTDMGPFMTDEVVLATGSWSPNIAKKLNRSISILPGKGYSFTLRDASKKPSIPAILCEGKVAVTPMSNDIRFGGTMEITHTNDIKINQNRVQGIVNSINDFYPDLKIEMPKEKETWYGFRPCTPSGMPIIARDKRIKNLTLATGHAMMGLSLAPATGKIVSEIISGKNTSVNTQMFQL; this is translated from the coding sequence ATGAAAAAAGTAAGTATTATTGGTGGAGGAATAATCGGACTATGTTCAGCGTATTATTTAGCAAAAGAAGGGTATCAGGTAGTTGTCTTCGATAAATCGGATATGACAGATGGTTGCTCTTATGGAAACGCAGGAATGATAGTTCCTTCGCATATTATTCCGTTGGCGCAACCAGGAATGATTACTCAAGGGATAAAATGGATGTTTGATAGTCAAAGTCCGTTTTATGTAAAACCAAGATTAAGTATGGATTTGGCAAAGTGGGGATTACAATTTTACAAACACGCCAATAAACAACATGTAGAGAAAGCAATGCCAGCGCTTTGTAATTTATCCCTTTTTAGTAAAGAGCTATATCAAGATTTTATTAAAGAAAACAATTCTTTTTTTTATGAAAAAAAAGGACTCTTAATGCTTTATAAAACAGAGAAAACAGCTGAAGAGATTATTCATGAAGGAAAATTAGCTCAATGTTTTGGTTTAGAAGTAGATTACCTTTCTAAAGATGAAGTAACTAAACTAGAAACAGGCACTAATACGGATGTTCTGGGTGGCGTACATTATAAAAGTGATGCGCATATCTATCCTCAGAAATTTATGCAATTTATAAAAGAAGAATTGAATAAATTGAATGTAACAATTCATAACAGAACTCTAGTTGAAGATTTTGTAATAAAAAACAATACCGTTACCGAAATACTTACCGACATGGGTCCTTTTATGACTGATGAGGTTGTTTTAGCAACTGGATCATGGAGTCCAAATATTGCTAAAAAATTAAATAGATCTATTTCTATTCTACCAGGAAAAGGATATAGCTTTACTTTAAGAGATGCTAGCAAAAAGCCTTCTATTCCGGCAATTCTGTGTGAAGGAAAAGTCGCTGTTACTCCTATGAGTAATGATATTCGTTTTGGAGGTACCATGGAAATTACACATACAAACGATATCAAAATTAACCAAAACAGAGTTCAGGGAATCGTTAACAGTATCAATGATTTTTATCCAGACTTAAAGATTGAAATGCCGAAAGAAAAAGAAACATGGTACGGATTTAGACCCTGTACTCCATCTGGAATGCCAATTATTGCTAGAGATAAAAGAATAAAAAACTTAACTTTGGCAACTGGACATGCCATGATGGGATTAAGCTTGGCACCTGCAACTGGTAAAATTGTTTCAGAAATTATTTCTGGAAAAAACACCTCTGTTAATACACAAATGTTTCAATTATAA
- a CDS encoding aminopeptidase P family protein, with product MRYESIPSSLFIENRKRFSTKMNANSLAILVSNDVMPNNADDVMGFAQNNDLFYLTGIDQDETILVLYPDAYKEENRAILFVKEVSEHTKLWDGDFLSKEEVSSISGIKNVKWVHEFEKTLQLFAFEADTIYLGHNEHIKRITSEMTTRQDRMIQWCKEKYPLHKYDRVAKITRELRPIKSEEEVALINKAIAISIKGFKGLLTAIKPNIKEYELEAELTYELIKNGATRHAFKPIIATGKNACALHYNSNDAVCKDNEMVLVDFGVCYANYNSDTTRCVPVNGVFSPRQREVYSSVLHCLKEGSKLLKPGVKHSDYEKQMAGLIEVELIKLGLITNEDIANQNPDSPAYKKYFMHGTAHHLGLDVHDLGLYSRDLEKGMVLTCEPGIYISEEGIGCRLENDYLLTENGNINLSEALPIEIEDIEKLILKK from the coding sequence ATGAGATACGAATCGATTCCTTCTTCTTTATTTATCGAAAACAGAAAACGTTTTTCGACAAAAATGAATGCAAATAGCTTAGCTATTTTAGTTTCCAATGATGTAATGCCTAATAATGCCGATGATGTAATGGGATTTGCACAAAACAATGATTTATTCTACTTAACAGGAATCGATCAGGACGAAACTATTTTGGTTCTATATCCAGATGCGTATAAAGAAGAAAATCGAGCTATTTTATTTGTAAAAGAAGTAAGCGAACATACTAAACTTTGGGACGGCGATTTTTTGAGTAAAGAAGAAGTGTCATCAATTTCGGGTATAAAAAATGTAAAATGGGTTCATGAGTTCGAAAAAACATTACAGCTTTTTGCTTTTGAAGCTGATACAATTTATTTAGGTCATAACGAGCACATTAAAAGAATAACATCAGAAATGACCACTCGACAAGATCGCATGATACAATGGTGCAAAGAAAAATATCCATTACACAAATATGATCGAGTTGCAAAGATAACCCGTGAATTAAGACCTATAAAATCTGAAGAAGAAGTAGCGCTTATAAATAAAGCAATTGCAATTAGTATTAAAGGTTTTAAAGGGCTCCTTACTGCTATAAAACCAAACATAAAAGAGTATGAACTCGAAGCTGAGCTTACTTATGAATTAATTAAAAATGGAGCTACACGTCATGCTTTTAAACCAATTATAGCAACTGGTAAAAATGCCTGTGCACTACATTATAATTCTAATGATGCTGTTTGTAAAGACAACGAAATGGTCTTAGTTGACTTTGGTGTTTGTTATGCCAATTATAATTCGGATACAACCAGATGTGTTCCAGTAAACGGTGTCTTTTCTCCGCGTCAGCGAGAAGTATATTCATCTGTTTTACATTGCTTAAAAGAAGGCTCTAAGTTATTAAAGCCAGGAGTTAAGCATAGTGATTATGAGAAACAAATGGCTGGTTTAATAGAAGTAGAATTAATCAAACTTGGACTTATAACCAATGAAGATATTGCAAATCAAAATCCAGATTCTCCTGCTTACAAAAAGTATTTCATGCACGGAACGGCTCATCATTTAGGATTAGACGTTCACGATTTGGGACTATACTCTCGTGATTTAGAAAAAGGAATGGTCCTAACTTGTGAACCTGGAATTTATATTTCAGAAGAAGGAATAGGTTGTCGATTAGAGAATGACTACTTACTTACTGAAAATGGAAATATCAATCTATCTGAAGCATTACCAATAGAGATTGAAGATATAGAAAAACTTATCCTAAAAAAATAG
- a CDS encoding TonB-dependent receptor plug domain-containing protein, with protein sequence MKFKFNFRKIAILFFVFATQLILAQERLVTGIVTDDTGMPLPGVSVLVKGTKTGTQTDFDGAYAINASPAQVLSFSYIGMKTQEMPATTNKVNIKMSGGSTSLDEVVVTALNVKREKKSLGYATQEVKGEDLTKVNSGNVANSLSGKVAGIDIKRNNNIGGSTNVVIRGSSSLTGNNQALWVVDGVPLNNDNTNTSEQKTAGNTGGYDYGNAASDINPDDIESINVLKGAAASALYGSRAANGVILVTLKKGNKTKAGLGVTFSSGVNIGVADKKTLPEYQMEYGGGYGGFYGTVNLGGGVHPYAATDDASWGPKYDPSILVYKWNSFYPELPTYGVPTPWAPVKKTPNDFYQHSLTYTNNIAVAGSNENGDFRFGYTNYNQAQGILPNSSNKKITLIFLQVTTLVQKLKYLLQQIT encoded by the coding sequence ATGAAATTTAAATTTAATTTTAGGAAAATTGCAATACTCTTTTTTGTATTTGCAACACAACTAATTCTTGCACAAGAAAGATTAGTTACAGGAATTGTGACCGATGACACAGGAATGCCTTTACCAGGCGTGAGTGTATTAGTTAAAGGAACTAAAACAGGAACACAGACTGACTTTGATGGAGCATACGCTATCAATGCATCTCCCGCTCAAGTTCTTTCATTTAGCTACATCGGAATGAAAACTCAAGAAATGCCTGCAACTACCAACAAGGTAAACATTAAAATGTCTGGTGGTTCGACATCACTTGACGAAGTTGTAGTTACTGCATTAAATGTGAAAAGAGAAAAGAAATCTCTTGGTTACGCTACTCAGGAAGTAAAAGGAGAAGATTTAACTAAGGTAAATAGTGGTAACGTAGCGAACTCACTCTCAGGAAAAGTTGCTGGTATTGATATTAAACGAAATAACAACATAGGTGGCTCAACGAATGTTGTTATCCGTGGATCATCATCGTTAACGGGAAACAATCAAGCCTTATGGGTTGTAGATGGAGTTCCGTTAAACAATGACAACACCAATACTAGTGAGCAAAAAACAGCAGGAAACACTGGCGGATATGATTATGGAAACGCTGCATCGGATATAAATCCAGATGATATCGAATCTATAAACGTTTTAAAAGGGGCCGCTGCATCTGCTCTTTATGGCTCTAGAGCTGCTAATGGGGTTATTCTTGTAACTTTAAAGAAAGGCAACAAGACTAAAGCTGGATTAGGTGTTACTTTTAGCAGTGGAGTAAACATTGGAGTTGCAGATAAAAAAACATTACCAGAGTACCAAATGGAATACGGTGGTGGTTATGGAGGTTTTTATGGTACTGTAAATCTAGGTGGTGGTGTACATCCTTATGCGGCAACAGATGATGCTTCTTGGGGACCAAAATATGATCCAAGCATATTAGTTTACAAGTGGAACTCTTTTTATCCAGAATTACCTACCTATGGTGTTCCAACTCCATGGGCTCCTGTTAAAAAAACGCCTAATGATTTTTATCAACACAGCCTTACTTACACTAATAATATAGCTGTAGCAGGTTCTAATGAAAATGGAGATTTTAGATTTGGATATACAAACTACAATCAAGCACAAGGAATATTACCAAATAGTAGTAACAAAAAGATAACTTTAATTTTTCTGCAAGTTACAACATTAGTCCAAAAACTAAAATATCTGCTTCAGCAAATTACCTAA
- a CDS encoding TonB-dependent receptor → MNETGYGDGGNNYLSSVRQWYNTSIDFQDLEDAYNITGRNTSWSIGGPKDLDVQFHDNPYFQRNKNYNSLNRDRFFGNFAISTDVAKWLNILGKGSVDYYTQLQEERIAVGSRRVANKKGQYSRYDKTFREVNLDLILNFKTDITENIKFYGLLGGNSRRSVKGTIFSATNGGLIVPEKYMLSNTISPINFPQEFLETIGTQSVYANATFNFKETYFLEGSYRVDQSSTLPKKNNTYTYPSITGTYIFSNHIDASWLSFGKLRLNYAETGNDAEFAVTQSTYDKFSNFGPDGIRFSDENNKSNADLKNELTKGYEAGIELKFLKNRIGLDFSYYKTNTTNQILSIETPSQTGYSRSWINAGDVENKGYELSLNVIPFKTKDFSWEARINWATNKNKVIDLGGAERFSIGSTQGIGYIAEVGKPIGQLIGRGYKYLDGQKVVKANGRYEVVNGATIGDVNPEWTGGINNILNYKNFTFNFLIDIKKGGDVYSLDQQYGHTTGIYQSTVGNNHLGNPVRNSIANGGGIIFDGVKANGTPNTTVVLADYDTYNAMPQERYVYDASYVKLREVGLSYKLPSKYLKNTFMNSVIFAVNGSNLWIISKNLPYADPEAGTSSGNLQGFQSGVLPTTKEYNFNLKVQF, encoded by the coding sequence ATGAACGAAACTGGATATGGTGATGGTGGAAATAACTACCTAAGTAGTGTGAGACAATGGTATAATACAAGTATTGATTTTCAGGATTTAGAAGATGCTTACAATATAACAGGCAGAAACACGAGCTGGAGCATTGGAGGGCCAAAAGATTTAGATGTACAATTTCATGATAATCCATACTTTCAACGAAATAAAAACTACAACTCTTTAAACAGAGATCGTTTCTTTGGTAATTTTGCAATAAGCACAGACGTAGCAAAATGGTTAAACATTTTAGGTAAAGGATCTGTAGATTATTATACTCAATTACAAGAAGAACGTATAGCTGTAGGATCTAGAAGAGTAGCAAATAAAAAAGGGCAATACTCAAGATATGACAAAACATTCCGTGAAGTCAATTTAGATTTAATCTTAAATTTTAAAACTGACATAACAGAAAATATCAAATTTTATGGGCTATTAGGAGGTAATTCAAGACGATCAGTTAAAGGTACTATCTTTTCAGCAACTAATGGAGGTTTAATCGTTCCTGAAAAGTATATGTTAAGTAATACTATATCCCCTATTAACTTCCCTCAGGAATTTTTAGAAACTATAGGTACACAAAGTGTATATGCAAATGCAACTTTCAATTTTAAAGAAACCTATTTCTTGGAAGGTTCTTATAGAGTTGACCAATCATCAACATTACCTAAGAAAAATAACACATACACATACCCCTCTATTACAGGGACTTATATTTTCAGCAATCATATCGATGCTAGTTGGTTGTCATTTGGTAAACTACGTTTAAATTATGCTGAAACTGGAAATGATGCTGAATTTGCAGTAACCCAATCAACCTATGACAAGTTCAGTAATTTTGGACCTGATGGTATACGTTTTTCCGATGAAAACAATAAGAGTAACGCCGACTTAAAGAATGAACTTACTAAAGGTTATGAAGCTGGTATCGAACTTAAATTCTTAAAAAACAGAATAGGATTAGATTTTTCTTATTACAAAACAAATACAACTAATCAAATTTTATCAATCGAAACTCCTTCACAGACTGGATACAGCAGATCATGGATAAACGCTGGAGATGTAGAGAATAAAGGATATGAACTTTCTTTAAATGTTATTCCGTTTAAAACTAAAGACTTTTCTTGGGAAGCTAGAATTAACTGGGCAACCAATAAAAATAAAGTAATTGACCTTGGTGGTGCTGAAAGATTTTCTATCGGATCGACTCAGGGAATTGGATATATCGCAGAAGTTGGTAAACCAATCGGACAACTTATCGGAAGAGGATACAAATATCTAGACGGACAAAAAGTTGTAAAAGCCAACGGACGATATGAAGTTGTAAATGGAGCAACAATTGGTGATGTTAATCCTGAATGGACAGGAGGTATCAACAACATTCTTAACTACAAGAATTTTACCTTTAATTTCCTTATAGATATTAAAAAAGGTGGTGATGTGTACTCACTAGATCAACAATATGGTCATACAACTGGTATTTACCAAAGTACTGTAGGAAATAACCATTTGGGCAACCCAGTAAGAAATTCTATTGCTAATGGTGGAGGAATTATCTTTGATGGTGTAAAAGCCAATGGAACTCCTAATACTACAGTTGTTTTAGCTGATTATGATACTTACAACGCTATGCCACAGGAAAGATACGTTTATGATGCTTCTTACGTAAAATTACGTGAAGTAGGATTAAGCTATAAATTGCCTTCTAAATACTTAAAAAACACATTTATGAATAGTGTCATTTTTGCTGTAAACGGTAGCAACTTATGGATTATTAGTAAAAACCTTCCGTATGCAGATCCAGAAGCTGGAACATCATCTGGTAACTTACAAGGTTTTCAGTCAGGAGTATTGCCTACAACAAAAGAGTATAACTTTAATTTAAAAGTTCAATTCTAA
- a CDS encoding SusD/RagB family nutrient-binding outer membrane lipoprotein, with product MKNLKTIFFAGALLLTIASCDDLDRLNENTKAYTTTIPSALMTSSQVNYSYFLTNASVNDNNFRGYAQYWSTSMYTDEVNYNQAKRNLGNSHSVILYRDVLKDLQVAKNMITNEQALGSVEIAIKKNKLAVLDIQIIMAYQTLVDIFGDIVYSEALDIVNHPTPKYDDAKTVYLDLANRLDAAIQNLDSSYKSFDSADLIYHGNAAKWKKLANSVKLKMGLHLADVDAAKAKTMVESAYNSGLINNNSENALFQYFNTIVDQNPLYTSLAEEKQIILAEFFVNELNAKSDPRRDIFFDPATKIGGVYKGAPYAEQVTYGDFSLPGVRIKQNTNPGVIFDYTETCFLLADAANRGFSVGGTAADYYEKGIRSSMDYWNVSSADADAYIARTDVAFATAFGTDKQKIAYQLWIAYYNRGFEAWTEYRRLDFPILVAPPTAVSEAEGKVPVRNIYSLFDSTLNRDNYNAAATAIGGDKMTTKLFWDKL from the coding sequence ATGAAAAATTTAAAAACAATATTCTTTGCAGGAGCACTATTGCTTACAATAGCTTCTTGTGATGATCTCGATAGATTAAACGAAAACACTAAAGCGTATACAACTACTATACCTAGTGCTTTAATGACTAGCTCTCAAGTAAATTATTCTTATTTCTTGACAAATGCATCTGTAAATGATAATAATTTTAGAGGATATGCTCAGTACTGGTCTACATCAATGTATACAGATGAGGTAAACTACAACCAGGCAAAAAGAAATTTAGGAAATTCTCATTCTGTAATATTATATCGAGACGTTTTAAAAGATTTACAAGTTGCTAAAAACATGATAACTAATGAGCAAGCTCTAGGTTCTGTAGAAATTGCTATTAAGAAAAATAAATTAGCTGTACTAGATATTCAAATAATAATGGCTTACCAAACCTTAGTTGATATTTTTGGTGACATTGTTTACTCAGAAGCGTTGGATATTGTGAATCATCCAACTCCAAAATATGATGATGCCAAAACAGTTTATCTTGATTTAGCAAACAGATTGGATGCCGCTATTCAAAACCTAGATAGCAGTTACAAAAGTTTTGATTCAGCAGATCTTATATATCATGGTAATGCTGCAAAGTGGAAAAAACTAGCCAACAGTGTCAAGTTAAAAATGGGATTACATCTTGCTGACGTTGACGCTGCAAAAGCAAAAACTATGGTAGAATCTGCATATAACTCAGGATTAATAAATAACAATTCCGAAAATGCTTTATTTCAATACTTTAACACTATTGTAGATCAAAATCCATTATATACAAGTTTGGCTGAGGAGAAACAAATCATACTTGCAGAATTTTTTGTAAACGAGTTAAATGCCAAATCTGATCCAAGAAGAGATATCTTTTTTGATCCAGCTACAAAAATTGGCGGCGTATATAAAGGTGCTCCTTATGCAGAACAAGTTACTTACGGTGACTTCTCACTCCCTGGGGTTAGAATAAAACAAAATACAAATCCTGGTGTGATTTTCGATTATACTGAAACTTGTTTTTTACTCGCCGATGCCGCAAACAGAGGGTTTAGCGTGGGTGGTACAGCTGCCGATTACTATGAAAAAGGAATTCGTTCAAGCATGGATTATTGGAACGTTTCAAGTGCTGATGCTGATGCTTATATAGCTAGAACTGATGTGGCTTTTGCTACTGCTTTTGGAACTGATAAACAAAAAATTGCTTATCAACTTTGGATCGCTTACTACAACCGTGGTTTTGAAGCTTGGACTGAGTACAGAAGACTAGACTTCCCTATTTTAGTAGCTCCACCAACAGCAGTTTCTGAGGCTGAAGGAAAAGTACCAGTAAGAAATATCTATTCTCTTTTTGACTCTACATTAAACAGAGATAACTACAATGCTGCTGCCACTGCAATTGGTGGTGATAAAATGACAACAAAATTATTCTGGGATAAATTATAA